The Salvelinus sp. IW2-2015 linkage group LG8, ASM291031v2, whole genome shotgun sequence genome window below encodes:
- the LOC111968140 gene encoding synaptopodin, with the protein MNRSSYPTAPSETRNGFHSTQGSDGEIQNGGRVSMSLSRQAPTIVNRTARPFFSPPTIQPKSPEARSPVMDNNIPPAPSYPTPTLPPASSDSTHPLPPFTATRPVAFSPPPPPPSYPMPPLPAFPIHPPPPSQSLSSPPPMSTVMFPRSTPVPQYNPPSTAASVPQYRPPNPPVTHNTPPPSSPRPNTFVPFTPQPIGQQNQQQLIKTGILEEGAAAIRRSSTARKSMFTFKEKPVMAPNPELLSLVQGNDDRKKHGLRSVPDPAPEEELLALGAEASNFLAREEVKAEAAKVPEWSSCLKSSRTREPRGQHQPEQTLTNASGKGAELFAKRQSRMEKYVVENQNVSGGGGGQMRSPSPTASLPPSWIYPSNMPGRVKAIANNTDLSARLTRTLQTPQPANRRPSQQAPTPAPVPEEPPLEXGCTKIEMDLSRHXPYQLNSSLFIFNPVQDSTSTLLSALPRGAPPPPKPLVSSEAYSRQASLPSSNPQSHNYNSLPRFRPTLSPSLQSPSGGIGGGDYYPSQHGGTPQLRDPRITSPVSAFSPERVASPRSSVQAPRPTFSTKRAGIEPQTRKESPPTPTPTTPTHPPTRTPQFTRRFSSPEGPPTPGGVRSPTPQTTITSSSTSRPPHQGTSTPTSPVSPPWETRCQSPAMVTKPFSTASLSRPKPSTTTSPISPVSPWGSRCQSPNINQTTKPFSTTTISNSSSSRPSHQGTITSPLSPSPLSPPWGSRCQSPIVSPSPNNSKANHRLLAKNIINAAKRKNSPSPGALSGHNLPISPQGGITTHQHHQGYDQQHHSSSKPPFSPYQSRAMGCQSPPFASPPPTPTGVIRSPXRLYNTRSLTDSDASVESEDSGLRSPGLQRTHNTSPRGWGGSLRVKRGSFGTDL; encoded by the exons ATGAATAGGAGCTCATACCCCACAGCTCCGTCTGAGACCCGTAATGGCTTCCACAGCACTCAGGGCTCTGATGGAGAGATCCAAAATGGAGGCCGAGTTTCTATGTCCCTGTCCAGACAGGCCCCCACCATCGTCAACCGGACAGCCAGACCCTTCTTCTCTCCACCCACCATACAGCCCAAGTCCCCAGAGGCAAGGAGTCCCGTCATGGATAACAACATACCTCCAGCCCCCTCCTATCCTACCCCAACTCTTCCCCCAGCTTCCTCAGACTCCACTCACCCTCTCCCACCTTTCACTGCCACTCGCCCCGTagccttctcccctcctccccctcctccctcctacccCATGCCTCCTCTCCCAGCcttccccatccatcctcctcctccctcccagtctctctccagtcctccCCCTATGTCTACTGTCATGTTCCCTAGGTCTACACCCGTCCCCCAGTACAACCCTCCTTCTACAGCTGCTTCTGTTCCCCAGTATCGACCCCCCAACCCTCCTGTCACCCACAACACCCCTCCTCCAAGTTCCCCTAGACCCAACACCTTTGTCCCCTTCACCCCTCAGCCTATTGGTCAACAGAACCAGCAGCAGCTAATCAAAACGGGCATCCTGGAGGAAGGGGCGGCGGCCATCAGACGATCGTCGACAGCCAGGAAGTCCATGTTCACCTTTAAGGAGAAGCCTGTCATGGCACCCAACCCTGAactcctctctctggtccagGGGAACGATGACAGGAAGAAGCACGGCCTCCGCTCCGTTCCCGACCCAGCCCCAGAGGAGGAGCTGCTGGCTCTGGGGGCCGAGGCCTCTAACTTCCTagccagggaggaggtgaaggcggAGGCTGCCAAAGTGCCGGAGTGGTCCTCCTGTCTCAAGAGCTCCAGGACCAGGGARCCCAGGGGGCAGCACCAGCCAGAGCAGACCCTGACCAACGCATCAGGGAAGGGGGCCGAGCTGTTCGCTAAGCGCCAGTCCAGGATGGAGAAGTACGTAGTGGAGAACCAGAATGTCTCCGGTGGTGGAGGTGGTCAGATGAGGTCGCCGTCTCCCACCGCGTCTCTGCCGCCATCTTGGATCTATCCATCTAATATGCCTGGCCGGGTCAAAGCTATTGCTAACAACACTGACCTCAGCGCCAGGCTGACACGGACCCTCCAGACCCCTCAGCCCGCGAACAGGAGGCCCAGCCAGCAGGCTCCAACCCCGGCCCCGGTCCCCGAGGAACCACCCCTGGAGWACGGCTGCACCAAGATAGAGATGGACCTCTCCAGGCACMAGCCCTACCAGCTCAACTCCTCCCTGTTCATCTTCAACCCAGTCCAGGACTCTACCAGCACCCTGCTGAGCGCTCTGCCCCGAGGGGCCCCTCCACCACCCAAACCCCTGGTCTCATCTGAGGCCTACTCCAGGCAGGCCTCCCTGCCCTCCTCCAACCCTCAGTCACACAACTACAACAGCCTGCCCCGCTTCAGGCCTACCCTGTCCCCCTCACTTCAGTCCCCATCAGGAGGAATTGGAGGTGGGGATTACTATCCTTCACAACACGGGGGGACTCCACAGCTGAGGGACCCCAGGATCACCTCTCctgtctctgccttctctccGGAGAGAGTAGCCTCTCCTCGGTCGAGCGTCCAGGCACCCAGACCCACCTTCTCTACCAAGAGGGCCGGGATCGAACCCCAG ACGAGGAAGGAGTCGCCTCCAACCCCGACCCCCACCACCCCGACCCACCCCCCCACCAGGACCCCCCAGTTCACCCGGCGGTTCAGCAGCCCAGAGGGACCCCCCACTCCCGGCGGGGTCCGGTCCCCTACCCCCCAGACCaccatcacctcctcctccacttccagGCCCCCCCACCAGGGCACCTCCACACCCACCTCCCCTGTCTCCCCACCCTGGGAGACGAGGTGCCAGTCCCCCGCGATGGTCACCAAACCCTTCTCCACTGCCTCTTTATCCAGGCCTAAACCATCCACTACCACCTCACCTATATCGCCTGTATCTCCCTGGGGGTCCCGCTGTCAATCCCCTAACATCAACCAGACAACCAAGCCtttctccaccaccaccatctccaaCTCTTCCTCTTCCAGACCCTCTCACCAAGGCAccatcacctctcctctctccccctcacccctGTCCCCTCCCTGGGGTTCCAGATGCCAGTCTCCCATCGTCAGCCCAAGCCCCAACAACTCCAAGGCAAACCATCGCCTGTTAGCCAAGAACATCATCAACGCGGCCAAACGTAAAAACAGCCCATCCCCAGGTGCTCTGAGCGGCCACAATCTCCCAATCTCCCCACAGGGTGGCATCACTACCCACCAGCACCACCAGGGCTATGACCAGCAGCACCACAGCAGCTCCAAACCCCCCTTCAGCCCCTACCAGTCCAGGGCCATGGGGTGCCAGTCCCCCCCCTTCGCCAGCCCACCTCCCACCCCTACAGGGGTGATCCGGTCCCCAGYAAGGCTCTACAACACCAGGTCCCTCACTGACTCGGATGCTTCGGTGGAATCGGAGGACTCTGGGCTGAGGTCTCCAGGACTGCAGCGTACCCACAACACCAGTCCCCGAGGCTGGGGAGGCAGCCTGAGGGTGAAGAGGGGCAGTTTTGGCACTGACCTGTAG